A DNA window from Hordeum vulgare subsp. vulgare chromosome 1H, MorexV3_pseudomolecules_assembly, whole genome shotgun sequence contains the following coding sequences:
- the LOC123437379 gene encoding histone H4, with the protein MSGRGKGGKGLGKGGAKRHRKVLRDNIQGITKPAIRRLARRGGVKRISGLIYEETRGVLKIFLENVIRDAVTYTEHARRKTVTAMDVVYALKRQGRTLYGFGG; encoded by the coding sequence ATGTCGGGCCGCGGCAAGGGAGGCAAGGGCCTGGGAAAGGGCGGCGCGAAGCGGCACAGGAAGGTGCTGCGAGACAACATCCAGGGGATCACGAAGCCGGCGATCCGGCGGCTGGCTCGGCGGGGCGGCGTGAAGCGCATCTCCGGGCTCATCTACGAGGAGACCCGCGGCGTGCTCAAGATCTTCCTCGAGAACGTCATCCGCGACGCCGTCACCTACACGGAGCACGCCCGCCGCAAGACCGTCACCGCCATGGACGTCGTCTACGCGCTCAAGCGCCAGGGCCGCACCCTCTACGGCTTCGGAGGCTAA